The following coding sequences are from one Mycobacterium bourgelatii window:
- a CDS encoding MarR family winged helix-turn-helix transcriptional regulator, which produces MTERSGKSMSEIDPAKIWSLNYRLLSSVIASAQSEIGALGLEVKELLVLAEIDEHPYPAELAVALTIPKATVTLYLKKLEAAGFVRREIDPADLRRHRLLLTENGRQAADEGLALLSNEFDKRLSRLTPSQQKELKNLLEEII; this is translated from the coding sequence ATGACTGAACGATCTGGCAAGTCGATGTCTGAAATTGATCCGGCCAAGATCTGGTCGCTGAACTACCGGCTACTGTCGTCAGTCATTGCCAGCGCTCAAAGCGAGATCGGCGCGCTCGGGCTGGAGGTCAAGGAACTCCTCGTGCTCGCCGAGATCGACGAACACCCCTACCCGGCCGAACTAGCGGTGGCGCTGACCATTCCCAAGGCCACGGTCACGCTCTACCTGAAAAAGCTCGAGGCGGCGGGGTTCGTGCGCCGCGAGATCGATCCGGCAGATCTGCGACGCCATCGCCTGCTGCTCACCGAAAACGGGCGGCAAGCGGCTGACGAGGGCCTTGCCCTGCTGTCGAACGAGTTCGACAAGCGGCTCTCCCGTCTCACCCCCAGCCAGCAAAAAGAGCTCAAAAACCTGCTCGAGGAGATCATCTAA
- the purD gene encoding phosphoribosylamine--glycine ligase → MRVLVIGSGAREHALLLALSKDPQVTGLIIAPGNAGTGRLAEQRNVDITNADEVVALARDVSADLVVIGPEVPLVLGVADAVRAAGLVCFGPSKAAARIEGSKAFAKEIMAAAGVRTARSEIVDNPAHLDEALDRFGPPAGDPAWVVKDDHLAAGKGVVVTPDREAARSHAAGLLDAGHPVLLESFLDGPEVSLFCVVDGETVVPLLPAQDFKRVGEGDTGPNTGGMGAYTPLPWLPEDVYREVVSQIVEPVAAEMVRQGSPFSGLLYVGLAITATGPAVVEFNCRFGDPETQAVLALLESPLGQLLYAAGTGKLAEFGELRWHDGAAVTVVLAAENYPGRPRVGDTVIGSEAGGVLHAGTARRDDGAIVSSGGRVLSVVGTGADLVEARAQAYEILRSIKLAGSHFRTDIAQRAAEGKISV, encoded by the coding sequence GTGCGCGTCCTGGTGATTGGTTCCGGTGCCCGTGAACATGCCCTGCTGCTGGCCTTGAGTAAGGACCCGCAGGTCACGGGCCTCATCATTGCGCCCGGCAATGCCGGCACCGGCCGACTGGCCGAGCAGCGCAATGTCGACATCACTAACGCTGACGAGGTCGTGGCGTTGGCACGCGACGTCTCCGCCGACCTCGTGGTGATCGGTCCAGAGGTGCCGCTGGTCCTCGGCGTGGCCGACGCCGTGCGGGCGGCCGGGCTCGTGTGCTTCGGACCCAGCAAGGCCGCCGCGCGCATCGAAGGCTCCAAGGCGTTCGCCAAGGAGATCATGGCGGCAGCCGGCGTCCGTACCGCCCGCAGTGAAATCGTGGACAATCCGGCGCATTTAGACGAAGCGCTCGATCGCTTCGGACCGCCCGCCGGTGACCCGGCCTGGGTGGTGAAAGACGATCATCTGGCCGCGGGCAAGGGCGTGGTGGTCACACCGGACCGCGAAGCCGCACGTTCACACGCCGCCGGCCTACTCGATGCAGGTCATCCGGTGTTGCTGGAGTCCTTCCTCGACGGTCCCGAGGTCTCGCTGTTCTGCGTGGTCGACGGCGAGACCGTGGTGCCGCTGCTGCCCGCGCAGGACTTCAAGCGGGTCGGTGAGGGTGACACCGGGCCTAACACCGGTGGCATGGGCGCCTACACACCGCTGCCCTGGTTGCCCGAGGACGTGTACCGGGAAGTGGTCAGTCAAATCGTCGAACCCGTTGCGGCCGAGATGGTTCGGCAGGGCAGTCCATTCAGCGGACTGCTCTATGTCGGTCTGGCAATCACCGCGACGGGACCGGCGGTGGTCGAATTCAATTGCCGTTTCGGCGATCCGGAGACGCAGGCGGTGTTGGCCCTGCTGGAGTCGCCACTCGGACAACTGCTGTATGCGGCCGGCACGGGCAAGCTGGCCGAGTTCGGCGAGTTGCGCTGGCATGATGGCGCCGCCGTCACGGTGGTGTTGGCCGCCGAGAACTATCCCGGACGACCACGGGTCGGAGACACCGTCATTGGCTCCGAAGCCGGCGGAGTGCTACACGCCGGAACCGCTCGCCGTGACGACGGGGCCATCGTCTCCTCAGGCGGGCGGGTGCTGTCGGTGGTCGGTACCGGCGCGGATCTGGTCGAGGCGCGCGCACAGGCGTACGAGATTCTGCGTTCGATCAAGCTGGCCGGCAGTCACTTTCGAACGGACATCGCACAGCGGGCAGCCGAAGGCAAGATCAGCGTCTAG